GTTTAAACAATGAACTTTTAAGCTTTCTCAATTTTTCCATGATGAAATATTACATTGCATTGTAGTTAGTACTCcgtatattattatatgttgTTAACGTGACACATACACATCTATGATAAACGACGCAGATGAGTTGTAGTCTCCCAATTAGGATATCCGCAAGTTAAATTGGAATGTATAATTTCATACAAATCAGATAAAATGagcaaaattaaacaaatataaaattcataattttatcaattgattCAAAGTGGTGAGAGGGAACAGAATTTAGTTGAAATTCACAATTGTTCTGGCAATTTTCCCTTTAATGCAtatgaacattttttttggcaaaaatattaatataaaatttaaattatggagtatttaccTTTCCTTTTAATGATTATACTCCTAAAAACTGGAGTAAAAAGTAATGGAGAATactcaaattttaaagttattaaatcttaaaaatcTCAAATACTACTGTTTTTACTACTCCATCTTAAAATTCTACTTGCATAATTTACGTATTTATATGCATTATTCCATCAGAATACAAATCACCTACTGtataaaagtattaaaaaCTTGAaccagaaaataaaatgaaaaagaaataatatgtAGTAATATAGTTTCCCTTCAACATTGGCTagaattacaattacaatatGAGGAGAAGCATGACATAACTAGACGCtaatgaaaaagataaaccCTAATCGTGGATGGTTTTGTTCAGCACAAACTCAATTCCACttacattcaaaatcaaatcaaggaAGGCGCAGGGTGAATTTTGCCCTTCGCGCTGCAAATTTGTGCAGCAGCCTTCCCATCTGATGCCTGCTTTTCCACACTCACTCTCTCCCCACCTTTCTCCATTTTCCTCGCTAATTTCTCCTTCTGCCGCTTCTGCGCCACGTGCAACGCCGCGTAGCTCGCCCCTGTCGAATACATTTTGCTGCGttttagtgtgtgtgtgtgtgttttgtgtgtgtgaatgcAGAGGCGAAAATGAGTGAATTTAAAGGAGAGGATGAGCGTCGATTGTGGCGATGGAAGGGGCGGTTTAGATTGGGAAGGATGAAATTGGGGCTTTGCATCGTAGCCGCACGATTTGGGGGAACGGTAGATCGCTCGCACGCGTAATACCGTTGGATTAATCTATCAATTTACGCGCAGTTGCCGCGCTATAGATTTACAttggattaattaatgttaattaTTGCCTCGCTTATGGATTTACAttggattaattaataattatttgactATCGGGACTTCAGCAAATGGAGTGCGCACGAGGGGTGAACAAGACCCGATTTCACCGTCGGCCATGAGTGTTATcgtaaaatttcattaatcaGTTTGATCATGTTTCTCTAGTTTTGAAACCATCCCAATATTAACCCAATCATGATATTCACGAGGAGTAGACAACAATTGTGGGGTCATCGTCGAAGAATCGAGAGATACGTGATCCTTAAGAGTTCAAGTAAGTTTGAGGTGCTTTTACATGCTACGAGGAAGTTGTAGCCAATAAAACAATACATCATACAGAAAGCATTAGTCCAAATACAAAAATCGAGAAAAATTACgataaaataaagttcaatattataaaagtttcaacattcaataattcaatagTCAAATTAgaaagtaatttttaatatttattcttatccCAAATCCTATGATGTCTATGACATCTATGGTCTTTCCACCACAATCCAATAGCCCCACACAtacaataattgaaatattttgttagtTTGGGGCGGTGATACcacaattttttgttgattttaaatGATCATCACATTTTAATGGTTCTTCATGCTTTTCCACTCTTCACAAACTCGAGTGCCTTAGTCATTTCATTAAAAGTATGTAATcctaaattcatttattttcgaACCATGGacttttgaaaatatgaattatttaacGAGATAGCGACTATGTCACCTCCTATGGCgcacaaaatatcaaattttaagttaattactTACTAGTGTGGAACAGAGGGAGCACAGTTCTTTTATGAAAATTCAGTGGCTCGGACATATTGTCACAtgatatattcatattcaatCAATCGTAATTATTGTAAGAAGGAGAAAAGGCAAGCAATTTCTACGATTATAATTGATTTGACACTGGACGTCGCAATATGCTGCTTGACctgcttaattttattttaatacttcaaaaataaaataaaataacaaaaaaagtgaatatgaTCAAgcttaaatgaaataaagttaaGAACGTGATTGATAATTGAATCAATGCTAGAATAATTCCAGTTTTCCTCTACattaaccaaaaattaaaatgaagacAAATTCTTGCTCAAAACTCACAAACCATTCAAGAAACCAAGGGTCACAACCAACACTGTTTTGATGAAAGATCCTGCAAGTGTAGCTGCACCACCATAGTATGGCTTGATCATCACATTAAACCTGCAGTTTCCGATCGTGGGATCGGCCCTCGTCACCGTTGCCAGCCCGTTGAAGTCGCAAGCCTCATCCATCTGATTGTATATCTGGTAATAGCTGTTGAAGGCGTACGATATATTCGCCCGTGCATCCAGGCTCCCACACGACGTCTGGTATCCGAGGCTCGTGCAGTCGCCTAGGCTGCACGCGTAGCTCACGCTCCCCGCCACCTTAGGATCGTCAAGCCTCACATTCGGCTTCATGATGCACCATTTCGTATCCAAGTAGGTCACGTTTCTCACCGGGATGAGAGTGGCCGAGTTTGTGGTCCCGAGGTTAAGAGGGTACTTGGGCTGCCCGTCGTATCGGAGGATCCCCCAGTGGCGCTCGAAGTTTCCCGGCTGAATGCTCTTCAAGTCCTCGTCGATCAAGCTGAAGAGGTAAGCGTCGATCGGGCCGGGCCTCATCGGGGTTCCTTTCCCGGCCGACATACGAGTCATGAAGCCTTGGTTGAATCGTTGTGCGTATTGTAGGTTGGCGTTCCGGTCGCCGTCTGTGGGCCAGCCGATCTCGCCGAGTATGATAGGCATGTTGGGAAAGCCGTTCTTCTGCAGCGCCCATACGAGCGTGTCGTGGTTGGCGTCGAACATGTTGGTGTAGGTCATCCCCTGGTCGGTGAGTGGCGTCGCGTCCCCGTCGAAGAACGCATATTCGACGGGGAACGTGGGCTCAACGTAGAGGCTTATGAACGGGTATATGTTGACGGTGAATGGGGCTCCGTTGTCGTTGAGCAGCTTCACGATCTGCACCATGTAGTCGCGGATATCGGCTCGGAAGTCCCCTCCTGATGGCAAGCCACTGTCGCTCGAGTAGACATCAGCGTTGTTTGGGCAGGTGATCTTTACTTGGTCGTGGAGGCCGGCCTTCGTGAGGGCGTCTTGGATGTTTTTGAGAGCCGGGTACGTCGTTTTGAGAAAGGAACCGTTGTACGTCTCCAAGAAAGGTTCATTCCCAACGGCCACATACCTGttaccaccaccaccaccgctcGTGTCATCAATCCATAGCCAGGCtcggaaaaaaaaagacaCGAATACGTTGAACAGAGCGACCGACCTGATCATGACGTTGTTGGAGATATGATGGGTGACGTTCTCCGCTACCCATTTCTGAGCAGCCTTCGAGCTACTGGCGAAATTCGCAAGCATGTCATTCGGAATGCCAACCATGACCTGAATCCCGGACTTTCCCAAGGCTCGTAGCGTGTCGTAATCAGAATCGAAGAGCTTTACCTTTTGAATCCCGTTCTCCCTTAGCATCCTCACGACTAAGTCGGGTTTTATCTTGTGCGATGCTTGTGAGCCCCAGTTCGCACCGATCCCTCCCACTGAGCAACAACGACACACGTCAACACACTATATAAACCACGCTAGATAAAGATCCATATGACATATGAAACAAGtgtaaaaatacctgcaacgTCGTGCCTTACGGTACTCATTTTGACTGGCTTAGACGATACGTCCCCATCATCTGCAAAATAACGCGACAATTGTGTTTAGTTATAAGCATCCAAATTGGCTCCAAATTGTACTTTCGATATCTCACGATAACGACAACTGATAGATAACAAAAGGGCAGTGTCGTCTCGCTTATGTGGTGATCGAACGAGTTTATTAAGAGTTGAATGTGATGGTGGTGAATCAGAACCGAACTCAACAAACCACGAGACTCTTTAGACAGACATATAGTTAGCCTAGCACGTTCCACAGCAACGAAAACAGAATCATAACAATGCTTTTCTTTTCCCTACATATAAAGCTGTCCATGAAACTGAACAACTAGTATCAAAAACAGAATCGGGTTTGTGCCCGATGATCTTGACACAAGGCCAAGTATTCAAGCTCGATTACGTGGAGCAATAGGCAGCACAGAAAAGCAAGCTATACCTGTATGAGCAGCAGATTCTGGAGTCAAAATCCTTTGAGTATTTGCTCCATTcgaccctaaccctaaccctaacagCTGAGACAGGAATCACAGTAGCAAGCATCAGATTCTGGAATTCATCACCAATTAAAAGCTCAAATTTGcaactaaaaatggaaattttagAATCACAACCAGAaactagaaaacaaaaattagccttatcagctACACAATTATACTCCCTGCAAATATCTCAAATGGAAATCTTGAAGAATGTAACAAATGATTTGAAACTCACAACTAAGAAATGGCATGAACACTAACATACTACCTTCATTACAGCATAATTTGTTCTTGCATTTCTAAATAGCATAGTTGCAATAAAACCAAAAGtgtttcctttcttttttagagCCTAAAGCTAAAGCTTGTCCCAATTTTTCCCAATTAGTACAACTGAATACTCTGCCATAAATCCAATTCCTAATATGAACATTTCAACCAAAAAAGCTCAGTTCTTCAGCTCACACTTCCTTCTACCAAAAAAGGGTAAATGCTATTATCAACATACAAAAAAGAAAGCTGTATCCTTTCTTTGCCTGAGTTAACCCAATTGCTATTTCCAGCTACATTTACCCCTAAAATCAACTCAAGAAAAACACCacctataaaaaatgagataacaATACGATCTTTGAGTGATGAATTTGGTCATTCAAAATTTGTGAGAACAATTCAAGAAAAGGAAGCATCTTTCACTTGCCCACCAACAAAATTTGCATAGAACaagctagagagagagaaagagagggagagagagattacCAAGATgacaaagaagaagaacaGAAGGCGAAACATATCCAGTAGATAGATCTCTACTTTGAGCTCTCTTTTGAAGTGAACAAAATAAGTAACTGAGATAAAAATTAGATCTTGAAACTAAAAAGTTGAAGTGAATTTCAAAACAGGTGAGGAAGTTGAAACCTGCTTATCTATGGCTGATTTTAAGTTGCGGAGCAGAGACAGaggtagagagagaagagtgAGAGGGAGAGGGCATAGGGACCAGAGACTGTGAAGTGGAACTTTTGCTGTCAAAGTTATATGAAATCGATAAagtagaatttttattttccagaTCATTAAAAGATCTTCATCAGACAAAATTTATGTCGAAATTTTGCGAACATCAACATCgtaattttttcatgtaaACATCTAATCagttttttaattgtattaactccaattatcaaaattttaactctcaaaaaattttagatagaaaattaaatagagagttaattttttttatgattatagtTAATTAGGAAAGTATgtcactattattttatttggttgattaagaatttaagGTTAGAGTAAATGATCAAGTGTTTACTGGAAAAATTTTTATCGTTTAGTTAATTATCATCTAAGTATTGATCGTTTacttttttagaataaaatctGCCGCAAATGATATTTGGttgattaagaatttaagatTAGGG
The genomic region above belongs to Salvia hispanica cultivar TCC Black 2014 chromosome 3, UniMelb_Shisp_WGS_1.0, whole genome shotgun sequence and contains:
- the LOC125213529 gene encoding glucan endo-1,3-beta-glucosidase 6-like; this translates as MFRLLFFFFVILLLGLGLGSNGANTQRILTPESAAHTDDGDVSSKPVKMSTVRHDVAVGGIGANWGSQASHKIKPDLVVRMLRENGIQKVKLFDSDYDTLRALGKSGIQVMVGIPNDMLANFASSSKAAQKWVAENVTHHISNNVMIRYVAVGNEPFLETYNGSFLKTTYPALKNIQDALTKAGLHDQVKITCPNNADVYSSDSGLPSGGDFRADIRDYMVQIVKLLNDNGAPFTVNIYPFISLYVEPTFPVEYAFFDGDATPLTDQGMTYTNMFDANHDTLVWALQKNGFPNMPIILGEIGWPTDGDRNANLQYAQRFNQGFMTRMSAGKGTPMRPGPIDAYLFSLIDEDLKSIQPGNFERHWGILRYDGQPKYPLNLGTTNSATLIPVRNVTYLDTKWCIMKPNVRLDDPKVAGSVSYACSLGDCTSLGYQTSCGSLDARANISYAFNSYYQIYNQMDEACDFNGLATVTRADPTIGNCRFNVMIKPYYGGAATLAGSFIKTVLVVTLGFLNGL